The DNA segment CTTCTTTGTATAAAATAATAATAATGAGAAAAAAAGGGATAATTTCATCATTAATTCTATTAATAATATTTATGTGTGGTTGTTTCCAAAAAGAGAAGAGTATCCTACTCCAATATAAATATCAGTCTGGCGAGATACTTAAATATAAATTCTCTAATATTTCCAAAGGGATAATTACCACAGAGGGATTACCAATTTTGGGCACTTCTACTTCCCCCATTGAAGTCCTGATGGAGACAAGCTGTAAATTTACCCAAAAAGTTACAGGAATCGAGGAAGGTGGGGTGGCAAATATAGACTTCAGCTATGATTCTTTTGAACAAGATATTAAAACGCCAATCTTCAGCCAAAAACAGGTAAATCCATTTTTTAATCTTCTGGAAGGCAAAAGTCTTAATATAAAAGTAGGAAAAGATGGTTCTTTGTTAAAACAAATAGGGATAGAAGAGATTCCTGGTCAGATACCAGAAAATATTCAGCAAGAATTGATTCCAAAATTTAAGGCAGAATGGGAAAAAAATATAGTCACATTAATTGAGAGAAGTTATCAAAGATTCCCATTAGAAGAAATGAAAGTGGGGGATAGTTGGATTCGTGAATTAAGTTATAATATTCCATTATTGGGCACGACGCGTGGGAAA comes from the bacterium genome and includes:
- a CDS encoding DUF6263 family protein encodes the protein MRKKGIISSLILLIIFMCGCFQKEKSILLQYKYQSGEILKYKFSNISKGIITTEGLPILGTSTSPIEVLMETSCKFTQKVTGIEEGGVANIDFSYDSFEQDIKTPIFSQKQVNPFFNLLEGKSLNIKVGKDGSLLKQIGIEEIPGQIPENIQQELIPKFKAEWEKNIVTLIERSYQRFPLEEMKVGDSWIRELSYNIPLLGTTRGKFTYTIEKWTQIRGIECVQVGIEANLTVSEREPFVFPQEIDISKVTFNGAAQGKGKMIFAYQQGRLMSNDLEMDVKMQVNYSQPERELKMNLDFKTQTLLELE